TAAATGATCATACAACTTTTTGAACGTTAGAAGAATGGTATTCTTCTCTTTCTCATTACCATTATAGAAGGCAATTTCCTCGCTATTGGTAATTAAACGAGAGTTGACGTATCTGAATTCTCCTTCCAATTGCTGTTCTGTCACAGTCAATTTTCCAATAGGTTGACGCATTCTCGTTAAAATCATTCCAGAAACGACAAGATATGCTATCATTGTTGCTGGCCCTTGTGCACCAATGGTATCTGTCAATCTATAAATGTAGATGAGAATGTCCAACAGCGGTTTACTGATATTTGAATACAAGTCGACAACACTATTGCAGAATCTTTCAATATCTTGAGTTAATAGTTGATCTGGATTGGCAATTCTATTATCAAGATTACTCATTTTATAATAAGTATATCCTTGAAGATAATGCTCATACATGTGTAATGTGAACTGCTTTCTGAAATGAAGTTTGAGTGCATTCAGTCCATACTTGAGCATTTGATTGGTTAGAGCAATCGCTGGTTGcatagaaatatatttaaaaagataTCGAAGAAACCGGCTCCGATCTCTGGCAATAATAGAACTTTCAATTGACGTCCCATTTTTGATCATCCACACATCAAATCTTGTTCGCATGATCAACATCAAAGCAACTAGAATCAAAAGGCCAGTTTCTTTTGACCACCAACCAGGCACCATAATTCGTAGAATCTGTTTGAGTCTACGAATGAAATTCATGTCTATAGCGGCTTTTTCTTTGGCGCCATTTTTACCAGATTTTGTGAAAACTATGTCACTTTCTTTATCTTTAGATTTGGTTCCAGATCGATATAATCCTAAAAAGTGTGCAGTAAGTACCAAACCAGTTCCATAAGCAGCAAATCGCAAATAACGATAATCCGCCAACTTGCTTAGAACAGGAGCCATTTTAATAAATTACATATACGCTTGAGTACTAAATAGGAAAATGTGTCAGATTAATATAAATGACTACAATAAGCAGAAATGAGAGCAAGTCTACTGACCTACTTTGAATTTGAGCAAAACATGTAAAATTATTTCCAaagttttatttaaactaatttgttaggataggatttacatatttatcctgggctGCCGAGGAGAggaaccgaccagcggttacgtgaacctcCCTACtccggcgaggagtccagcaatcctctcgcacgtaATCAACCGTGCATGGAATTAGAACCCATCAGAGATGCAGTCGCGgacatattcctaacgcttaacacgatgtGTCACATCGCCGAGCCAAAATGTTGTTGAATACTGAAATACTGTATCCAGGTATCACTGTCTCAAGAGAAGAAGCAGAGAAGAGAGCGGGCCTACTAATTTGCTTGGGCCCGTAGGCCAAATACAGCAGTACGGGTACTGAATTACCACACTGCCACATCGGTCTGCTGGTACCGTAGGCCTGGCCTACCTCAGTTCAGCAGTCAGTCAGTGCATTGTTTCAGTTTTCTGGTTTTATATGACTCGTATAACTGTATAAATTTGACTGATGGACCGGAAgataagattttattttgattcattcgcaaaaacaaaataaacatatatacaaaaaagattAAGGCGACTGGGCAGATTTTTGACTGATGGACTGGAAATGTGCAACATGGGCGCAAAATGGAAGATTTTCAAAGATAGTGTGAAAATAAGTTTGGACGAAATTATGCTCTGCTCAAATATGTGACCAGATATACAAAAGTTAAACTGCACGaactgatatttgaaaattcacaaTCGATTTTTACATTGGTGTGTTAACGTTTTAGTAGATTTTACTAGATATATTTTtgctacaggggtggtgactcctctacgacccatgggccggggccacggcccatctaatttGGCCACATGGGGCCCAATGGGCTGCGGCCccgtcaggaaaaattcaattatcttaccaaaattttcaatttttacaaaattgtcaatattcaaaccaaaaaataaactcctgtagtatgtgtaccaggttagggttaggttagggttgttcagattttttacattatagttctattatgagtttggggactgtctgtgttagccaagtgaatagtttctttacacaacttgatgggccgcggcccatagcctgatgggccgaggcccaatttgatgggccgtggccccggcccatgggccgaagaggagtcaccacttccactctaTTTTTGAGCATGAAACAGAAACATGCATTCGCACCTCATTCTAGGATTTTTTGAATTGTTTGTTTACATGCCGCATCGCCTTAATCTTTTGTGTATAGCctatatgtttattttgtttttgcgaatgaatcgagataaaatataatcttaaaaaaaaaagtcatttGATACAACTCACGTGTCATTCAGTCATTGAGGCATGCTTGGCTGGAATGCCTGCCCGCTCAGCTATTCTACAGGCATAAGCAAAAACGTCGTAAAGCAAGATAAGGATAACTGTATAGCCTACGTATAATTGCAAGAGCTTCCGTTTGTACACCTGTATGACATCAGCAGTTTTTGATAATCTCGAACTCCCAAAGAAATTGCGAAATACGCCACCTCTAGGTCGCTCAACGGCCTACAATGCATTTCATATTGCCCACGAGTGGGCAATGGAGATCATAAAATATGTGTACCGGTAtgtaaccaatgacattaaGTTACACAAAGTTACTTACGCCTGAAACTAGTTTTCGAGTTTTTCTGTTTGCTGTTTACCTTTTAgctttgtttgtttactgaAAAAACAGCAGCTAATTACTATAAATCTTCCCTATGTTTTGACCATTATCCCGATCTCTCGTCGTCATTGTCTGTGCTTTTTTATTTACGGTATTTAGTCGTGTTCTGTGTTGTAGACGAAAGatcggaataaaattgaattgtaattgaacacgaaatgggcctatggatcgttttgttaattattattatgttgttgttctgtGGGCTTTATTCATGGTATTCGCACTTTGTGGCGTTTCCGCATTCGAAGCCGGTGGTCATAAGAAGTCCTGAAGAATGCAGTAGGCTACTGGTAGCTACTGTTGAAGATTGCATATCCATACTACTTCATCCATAccactttgtaattttttttgatgactgaaaataaaagacatcccccaaaataagccctagtgtcatttttcgaaagaaaattgaaataagaccgtTTTtattcggggaaacacggtacgaGTACCCTTCCTCGTCCGTGACCACTAAGAGCAGTGGTCGACAAACTGTGGACCGCGCCCAATCATGGGCCGTCGGGCATTTTCTAGTTGGACtctaataaatttcaaataggACAGTGATATACGAAAGAGTTCTCTAAATTCAACATTACATCCAAATTTTTTGCCAGCTGGTTTATGTTCGTATATCAAACGATCTAATGACCTACTCTGCTTACAATAGCAGCAGTCATCCCCTAAAAACAATATCAccggtacacaacctgagtatAATAATCTTCCTGCATCTGTCATAAATCCGTAGGCAATCAAGAGTCAGCATATTTTAATTTGCATCCGCTATCCTAATTAACCTAATTAGCAATCAGgctaattagtaattataatTGCAAACACACCCTGCAGAAGGATCACAGCAAGGAATCAAGGATTTATGCCCAGATTTATCTAACTCTGGTTGAGCAATACCGGTGAAAGTGGCTTCGTGTTCAGCAACAAGTTGAGCAATTTGGTTTACAACTTCTATTGTATTTGGATCGGTGGGGTCTTCTCTGCTCTTTTCTCGCTCACCAGGTAGTTTCGTAAAATCAAACACGAGAGGAGGATTCCATTCATGAATATCGGCACCATCATAGCAAGCAAAATCTCCCTGTGTTGAACCACATCCCGATGGTATCGCTGTAACGTGTATTCATTTTAAGATTTGGAACTCGCATCCCAAGATTTTTGAGTTATTACACATGTACAAAGTTTTATGGTAGATAATATTTAACGATTTAAAAACGAGACACGTAACTTGTTTTTTAGCTTAAACCTCCAATCGGGATTGTCTATTTGCTTCTAAATCGAGGCAAAGTTGACGTTTGCCTATTATACTCACGCAAATCGCCCATAGTGTGGTAATGCAGTTTGTAGTTTCCATGGCGGACTCCCATAAGTCGGTCGGAACAGTAGTAAAACAAAGTATCACGGACTGAAGATTCAGGGACCAATTCTGTTATTAGTTGCCCATCCAATACAGTACCAGTGTTTTGCAAATGTACCAAGTAGTTGCTTCCACCTGTTAATGTATTTTAAAAGATgtgtaaaattttgataattggATTTGGCTTAAGAAGTGTAGGATTCATTTAATAGAAATTGACTGGCCTGCAAGATTGATTATAGTTGTGAAGATATCCATGTGATTCACAAGATTATTGCTGGTTGTTCCGGGTTCAATAGTTCCAGGCCACCATAATACAGCAGGAACGCGATATCCTCCTTCCCAAGTGGTTCCCTTGCCGCTACGAAATATACCATTCGATGTGGTTGTTCGACAAAGCGGTGGTAGTGCACCGTGGTCAGAGGTGAAAATTGCAATTGTGTCCTGTTCAATTTCCAgggttttaattttgtttaagaCTTCTCCAACTGCCCATGACATTTCATTAATGTTGTCACCGTATTCTCCTGAATATCGAAAATTACTGACAGTAAAACTGGGCGCAAAAAGAGAAATCTTGGcgataataaaattgaaaagttaagGTTACAATCGGAGAATGAAAAATAACGGACAGAACCAAAGTGAATGAAAATGTCTAAGCTAATTTTCCCCTGTTGAAGTTGAATAATTACATCGTTTTTTTCTGGTGTCAAACGTTTTGTTAGCAAAACcatgaatatataaattacaCAAATCAATAAAGTCATACCTCGACTCGATTTGCCACAGAATTGACTGTTGCAGAAATAATCCATATGAACTTGTGGAAAAGCAAAATACAAGAAAAACGGTTTGGCTTTATTGGCATCAATAAATTTAACAGCATCATCGACAAGTTTCTGAGTTAGATCCGGTAAATTTATAGGTTGCTCAACTACAGTATCTCCAGAATAAACAAAGCATGACTTCACCATGTCGTCGGCCGCCTGAATTTAAATTATCGtttgatatataaataaaatgataaaatatagacTAATATCGTTATATtaccatttaaaaaaatatgaaaggaCTGATTGTCATTTATCAAAGAGGTCTGACCGATTCATCTCCATAAATCAGTTCCCAACTAAAACCCTCCAGCAACGGCTGAAGAGGTAAATTTTGCCAGCAAGTATATGACCAAATGTTGCGATGGATCAGATAGGACATTGTAACATTGTTGGGCGAGACTGTCCCCTGTCCTTCTTTCATAGTTCACTTATGTCACGCTGGAGACAGATTACTTACACAGTAGAATGGGTACAATATAATATTTAGATGTCGCCTATGGTAGAATAAAATCCGAGAACCCCTGCCGTAAATTATTATTTGTACCAGTCACT
The genomic region above belongs to Styela clava chromosome 13, kaStyClav1.hap1.2, whole genome shotgun sequence and contains:
- the LOC144431438 gene encoding arylsulfatase-like, encoding MGVRHGNYKLHYHTMGDLPIPSGCGSTQGDFACYDGADIHEWNPPLVFDFTKLPGEREKSREDPTDPNTIEVVNQIAQLVAEHEATFTGIAQPELDKSGHKSLIPCCDPSAGCVCNYNY
- the LOC120332823 gene encoding arylsulfatase-like, with translation MRFRIFFSTFLLFYVFLVAKARDEKSTRPPNTIIFFADDLGYGDLNLYGNTEQESGAIEQMAQEGMMFTQWTSAAFICTPSRASLLTGRYARRTGVYGNSSLVFAPRDSGGLPDSERTIAEALKYQGYATGMVGKWHLGLNKESNTDGVHLPHNHGFDFVGTNLPLGQSGNCNINNAADDMVKSCFVYSGDTVVEQPINLPDLTQKLVDDAVKFIDANKAKPFFLYFAFPQVHMDYFCNSQFCGKSSRGEYGDNINEMSWAVGEVLNKIKTLEIEQDTIAIFTSDHGALPPLCRTTTSNGIFRSGKGTTWEGGYRVPAVLWWPGTIEPGTTSNNLVNHMDIFTTIINLAGQSISIK